The sequence below is a genomic window from Chryseobacterium foetidum.
ACTGGATCTCCAGAATCCAAATCTGAAACAATATTTACGGGGACGTGGATTAAGTCCTAAAGTCTATGATTATATAAGAGAGGTACGATTTACCATCGGAAACAAGAAACTTTACGCCATTGGTTTTGAGAACTTATCTGGCGGTTTTGAATTGCGTAATGCTTTTTATAAAGGTTCATTGTTGAAAAAGGATGTTTCCATAATTGATCTCAGCTGCAATGGTCAGAGTAAATCAAATATTCAAGATAGATATGTCAGAGGTGTAGCAGTTTTTGAAGGTTTTATGGATGCGCTGTCTTTTATCGAATTGCAAAAGTCTTTTGCAGGAGATATCCTTGTGATGAATTCCATTGCTCTTTTAAATAAATCGATAGAACACTTAAAAAACTATTCTGATGTCAATCTTTTTCTGGACAACGATAATGCAGGAATTAAATGTAAGTCTGAGATTATAAAATCTTTTCCGGAAGCAAAAGATCATTCCGGAATATATTCCGACCATAAAGATCTCAACGAATTTTTGATACACATAATCAAGAATGATGTAGCAAATAAGTCAGGAAAGCACTCTGAAAAATCTCTAGAGTCGAATAAACTACATGCAAGAAATCAGGAACAGGAAATCAAAAATACAAATGTTTTTAAAAGGAAACGCTGATAATGCGTGCTGTATGTTTTTACCAACTACCTGCAGAAGTTAGGAGCGCATTCGCAACTTTGAAGGTCGTGCCTCCCAACAAAGTTTCTAATACGCTCTGCGAGGCTTTTAACCTGAGTAAAATAATATATGGTTGGTTTTATTGACCTGTGTAAAAAAACTCAGGTCATTTTTATCGAAGGTGTGTAAAATAAACACAGGTAAAATGTAAAGCTGAAAAATATGACTTCATCAAATTTAAAAGCATAAAACTATAAAAGTATAAAACCTTAAAGATGTAAAAGCAATGAAGACCTCTATTAATTTCAAAGCAGTTAAATCCGATTCTGAAACTCATAATTTCAGGAAGAAAACTTTCGATTACATCCGCAAAGATCTGACGCCAAAGAATGAATATTGGATGGAACAGAAGATAGCTGACAGAATTCAAAAAATTGAAGCGTACTGCAAAGAAAAATCCGGAAGAAAATTACAGAAGAATGCAATGCCTGTTCGGGAAGCTGTTGTTGTTATCAAAGAAAACACAACGATGCTGGAACTTCAAAACTTAGCCGAGAGACTAGAAGAAGAATTGAACATCCGTGTTTTTCAGATCGCTATTCATAAAGACGAAGGGCATAACGATAAAGACACTAAAGAATGGAAACCAAATTACCACGCTCATTTGGTAGCTGACTGGCAGGATCTGAAAACAGGGAAAACACTTAAACACCAATCCTTCCATTATTCAAAAATGCAAGATCTGACAGCAGAATGCCTGAATATGGAAAGAGGGATTTCCGGCTCCAGAGGGAGATTGGAAGCCATTGAGTTTAAGATCCAGCAGAAAGAAGAAGATCTTAAAGTTTTGGAAGAAAGGTATGACACAATGAAATCTGAAATGAGTTCGACAAAATCGGAGGAGCTGGTTGTAAAGGAAAATGATTTTCTAGGTTTTAAAAAAATTAAGACTGACAAGACCATTGAGAATTATGAAAAAGCATTTCGGACTTACAAAAGCACAATTCTAAAAAATAAAACCGAACTAGAATCCAAATCAAAACAAATTACTGAGCTCAATACAAAGGTTATTGATTTACAAAAGCAAGTACTTCTATTCAAAAACAAAAACGCTGTTCTATTGTCCAACCCAACAGTTTTTGCTTCTGAAAAGAAAAAATATCTCGATTCGGTTATTAATGTTGTTGAGAGGGAAATCAAATTTTCAAGATTCAGAAATCCACACTTAGATAGGACAGATAAGCAAAAGCTCATATCGGAAATGGAAAAAATAGCACAGAAAATTTCGCAAGAAAATAAGGTTCCATTTTCAGCCTTCAATGAGATTTTTAAAGATAATGAGATAACAAATCAGCTTTTCTCTCTGTTACAATTAGGTAATAACACTACAAATTATGAGGCTGAGGATATTCCAATTCAAAATAAAAGAAAGAGAAAAAGACTCTAATAACCGCAACGTATTGCAGAGTATTTTCTTTCGATTGATAGCAATTAAGGAAACAAGAATTCAAGAAAGCAAGGAAGCAACCAATCAAGCGAGCAATCTCGCTAGATTGATTGGTGAAACCTTTTATGGTTTAGGATTCTCCTATTTGCAATACTTTGCTTTTTTGATTATGCTTTCTTCATTTTTGAAAAAAAAGAAACCCACGCCGTTGTATATACCAGAAAAAGTATTCAGTTTCCAGTATTTAGTGAGTGTTCAAAACCTCACCCTACGGGTTTACAAGCACCCTCATTTTTTTAGCTATCCGATGATCAATTCGATACCGGCTTTTTCTGCTTTGTATTTTATTTTGGTCTGCAATTCATAATAGCTCCAGTTGCGAAGTACAAATTCCTGTTCTTTTGCAATCCCTATTTTGTCTTCCTGATTTTTCAAAATAAGAGTGCCCGCCTGTTGTTGAATGCAGAAATCAATCAGCTTCCGACTGTAAAGATGAAGATGATGACTGACAAAACGGTTTTCCAGATTCTCTGTTTTGTGCAGTGCCTTCTGTTTCCGTTTAGATCCTTGTCCTGAACGGGAATACGCGACTCCGGCTCGAATCCTTTTATTACTGGCCTGAATCGCCAGCCTGCGGTAGAGGAATTCCTCTTTCGAACCAATATTCATTCGCACATTGTTGGCTTTTACCACGATCGGATGTTCCAGAGACAAAGAAGCTTCTGCAATGATTTCGGGTTTTAAACCGTGGTTTTCCTTTTCAAATTCAAAGACGGCCAGCCAAAAGATCTTACCGTCTTTCAGTTGGACCTGTGAGTTGCACAGCTTGATCTCTTCTCGTAAGAGGCGTCCCAGGACCAAATGTTT
It includes:
- a CDS encoding toprim domain-containing protein codes for the protein MLFSTIQQNISHPKHGKFTAMNCKQFNTIPLEEVLLSLGHLPTKQNEKEAWYLNPFASESRASFKLDKRINAWYLHSEGVGGNNTDFMKKYLNTSVNEVLDWAEKQNFSSFHQQRQIKKSEPNYAIDEILDLQNPNLKQYLRGRGLSPKVYDYIREVRFTIGNKKLYAIGFENLSGGFELRNAFYKGSLLKKDVSIIDLSCNGQSKSNIQDRYVRGVAVFEGFMDALSFIELQKSFAGDILVMNSIALLNKSIEHLKNYSDVNLFLDNDNAGIKCKSEIIKSFPEAKDHSGIYSDHKDLNEFLIHIIKNDVANKSGKHSEKSLESNKLHARNQEQEIKNTNVFKRKR